In a genomic window of Candidatus Moranella endobia PCIT:
- a CDS encoding DEAD/DEAH family ATP-dependent RNA helicase: MSTITTFFTDLGLKSSILQALTDLGYEKPSPIQAACIPPMLAGRDILGMAQTGSGKTAAFSLPLLHNINPELAAPQVLVLAPTRELAIQVGSACADFAKHMKGVSIVALYGGQRYDVQLRALRQGPQVVVGTPGRLLDHLKRGTLDLSNLSGLVIDEADEMLRMGFIEDVEKILTQVPEQHQTALFSATMPEAIRRITRRFMNDPQEVRIQSSITTRPDISQSYWTVHGIRKNEALVRFLEVEDFDAAIIFVRTKTATLEVAEVLERSGYNSAALNGDMNQTLREQTLERLKDGRLDILIATDVAARGLDVDRISLVVNYDIPLDSDSYIHRIGRTGRAGRAGRALLFVENRERRLLRNIERIMMLTIPAVELPTAEVLSTRRLSKFTAKVQNQLASRDLDLYRSLLTKLQPAEEIDMETLAAILLKMAQCERPLILPPDSLIERRPRREFLKRNERQENDERLSRQRRNSGDRGEMDLYRIEVGRDDGVEVRHIVGAIATEGDINSRYIGNIKLFASYSTIELPKGMTGEMLSNFTRTRIMNKPIKMQFIGAAWSRSCDDRRKFISSESRFSRGSKRPEYRGARLTDDSKLRRK, translated from the coding sequence ATGTCTACAATAACAACTTTTTTTACTGATCTGGGGCTAAAATCTTCTATACTTCAAGCCCTGACCGATCTAGGTTATGAAAAGCCGTCACCTATCCAGGCCGCCTGTATTCCGCCTATGTTGGCCGGACGTGACATCCTTGGTATGGCGCAGACCGGCAGCGGTAAAACTGCGGCCTTTTCTCTGCCGCTGTTACACAATATTAATCCCGAACTAGCCGCACCACAGGTGCTAGTACTAGCGCCTACTAGAGAACTGGCGATACAAGTTGGGTCAGCCTGCGCCGATTTCGCCAAACATATGAAAGGTGTTAGTATAGTAGCCCTGTACGGCGGTCAGCGTTATGATGTCCAGTTGCGCGCGTTGCGTCAAGGGCCGCAAGTTGTGGTCGGCACTCCTGGCCGCCTACTAGACCATTTGAAACGCGGTACTCTGGATCTATCTAATTTGAGTGGACTAGTAATCGACGAAGCAGATGAGATGTTGCGCATGGGCTTTATCGAAGACGTAGAAAAAATTTTGACACAGGTACCAGAGCAACACCAGACCGCGCTGTTCTCTGCGACCATGCCGGAAGCAATTCGCCGTATTACTCGCCGTTTTATGAACGATCCGCAGGAAGTGCGTATTCAATCCAGTATTACTACACGTCCGGATATCAGCCAGAGCTATTGGACAGTTCATGGTATACGCAAGAATGAAGCTCTGGTACGTTTCTTAGAAGTAGAAGATTTTGATGCTGCCATTATATTCGTACGCACAAAAACCGCCACACTGGAAGTAGCAGAAGTGTTAGAGCGTAGCGGTTATAATAGTGCTGCCCTAAACGGTGACATGAATCAGACACTACGCGAGCAAACATTAGAACGTTTAAAGGATGGTCGCTTGGATATTCTGATTGCAACAGATGTCGCCGCTCGCGGCCTAGACGTTGATCGCATCAGCCTAGTCGTGAACTACGATATTCCGCTGGATTCCGATTCTTACATACACCGTATTGGTCGTACCGGTCGTGCCGGCCGCGCCGGCCGGGCGCTATTATTCGTGGAAAATCGAGAGCGCCGTCTGCTACGCAATATCGAACGCATTATGATGCTGACCATACCTGCGGTAGAACTACCAACCGCTGAGGTATTGAGTACACGTCGTTTGTCTAAGTTTACTGCTAAGGTACAAAATCAGCTGGCAAGTAGAGATCTTGATCTGTACCGCTCACTGCTAACCAAACTACAACCGGCAGAAGAAATTGATATGGAAACGCTAGCAGCTATTCTGTTAAAAATGGCCCAATGTGAACGCCCACTGATCCTGCCCCCTGATTCGTTGATTGAACGACGCCCACGCCGCGAGTTCCTGAAGCGCAACGAGCGGCAGGAGAACGACGAACGTTTATCGCGGCAGCGTCGTAACAGCGGCGACAGAGGTGAGATGGATCTCTACCGTATCGAGGTAGGTCGTGATGATGGTGTCGAAGTACGCCATATAGTTGGCGCCATCGCCACCGAAGGTGACATTAATAGCCGCTATATAGGCAATATTAAATTATTCGCCTCCTATTCTACAATTGAGTTGCCTAAAGGTATGACAGGAGAAATGCTATCTAACTTTACCCGCACGCGTATTATGAATAAACCGATTAAAATGCAGTTTATAGGTGCCGCATGGTCGCGCAGCTGTGATGATCGCCGAAAGTTCATTAGCAGCGAAAGCCGGTTTAGTCGTGGCAGTAAGCGCCCAGAATACCGCGGCGCAAGGTTAACAGACGACAGTAAATTAAGAAGAAAGTAA
- the ptsI gene encoding phosphoenolpyruvate-protein phosphotransferase PtsI: MISGILASPGIAFGKVLLLKEEELVINGENITAEQVEQEVERFRAGRAQSAAQLEVIKTKARNTCGEEKAAIFDSHIMLLEDEELEQDIIAFIKEQLVSADAAVYAVLEQQAKALAELHDEYLKERATDVRDIGKRLLRNILALPIIDIDLNAISDEAILVAVDLTPSEIAQLNLNKVLGFITNFGGRTSHTSIMARSLELPAIVGTGNITQQVTNGDYLILDAINNQIYINPEPKLIEQLKALQIQYATEKKELAKLNDLPAVTLDGHKVELCANIGTLRDVMSAESNGAEGIGLYRTEFLFMDRDSLPSEEEQFQAYKAVVESMSTGSIIVRTMDIGGDKSVPYMNLPKEDNPFLGWRAIRIGLDRKEILHTQLRAILRASAFGKLRIMYPMIISVEEVRTLQHELSLLKQQLREEGKCFDEGIEVGVMVETPAAAVISHHLAQEVDFFSIGTNDLTQYTLAVDRGNKLIANLYNPMSPAVLTLIKQVIDASHAAGKWTGMCGELAGDEHATILLLGMELDEFSISAISIPSIKKIIRNTNFCDAKKLAKEALAQSTAEDLINLVNKFIEKK; this comes from the coding sequence ATGATTTCAGGTATTTTAGCATCACCGGGTATTGCATTTGGTAAAGTGTTGCTACTTAAGGAAGAGGAGTTGGTAATCAACGGGGAAAACATCACTGCAGAACAGGTCGAGCAGGAAGTTGAACGTTTTCGTGCTGGACGTGCCCAATCTGCCGCGCAGCTGGAAGTAATCAAAACTAAAGCGAGAAACACCTGCGGTGAAGAAAAGGCAGCCATCTTCGATAGTCATATAATGTTATTGGAAGATGAAGAACTTGAGCAAGACATCATAGCTTTTATCAAAGAACAACTCGTTAGCGCAGATGCTGCTGTTTATGCAGTGCTTGAACAGCAGGCAAAGGCATTGGCAGAACTTCATGACGAATATCTAAAAGAACGCGCCACCGATGTGCGCGATATTGGTAAACGTTTGCTGCGTAATATTCTTGCACTGCCGATTATAGATATAGACTTGAATGCCATCAGCGATGAAGCCATACTAGTAGCGGTAGATTTGACTCCTTCGGAAATTGCGCAGCTTAATCTGAATAAAGTGTTGGGCTTCATCACCAATTTCGGTGGCCGAACCTCACATACATCAATTATGGCTCGTTCACTGGAGCTGCCGGCTATCGTTGGCACTGGTAATATTACTCAGCAAGTCACTAATGGTGATTATTTGATTCTGGATGCTATAAATAACCAGATTTATATTAATCCTGAACCAAAATTAATTGAACAGCTGAAAGCGCTGCAAATACAATACGCAACAGAAAAGAAAGAATTGGCTAAACTGAATGATCTACCTGCAGTGACGCTTGACGGTCATAAGGTGGAATTATGCGCCAATATTGGCACCTTGCGTGACGTGATGAGCGCTGAAAGTAACGGTGCCGAAGGAATAGGCCTGTATCGTACCGAGTTCTTGTTTATGGACCGTGATTCATTACCTAGCGAAGAAGAGCAGTTCCAAGCTTATAAAGCGGTGGTGGAATCTATGTCCACTGGCTCTATTATAGTGCGTACCATGGATATCGGTGGTGATAAGTCTGTGCCTTATATGAATCTACCGAAAGAGGACAATCCATTCCTCGGATGGCGTGCCATCCGCATTGGGCTCGACCGTAAAGAAATATTGCACACACAGCTGCGCGCCATTCTACGCGCCTCCGCTTTTGGCAAACTGCGCATCATGTATCCGATGATTATTTCCGTGGAAGAAGTACGTACCCTACAACATGAGCTCTCGCTGCTAAAACAGCAACTACGTGAAGAGGGTAAGTGCTTCGATGAGGGCATCGAAGTAGGAGTGATGGTAGAAACACCGGCCGCCGCGGTTATCTCACACCATCTTGCACAGGAAGTAGATTTCTTTAGTATCGGTACAAACGATCTTACCCAATATACTCTTGCCGTTGATCGCGGGAATAAGCTCATTGCTAATCTATATAACCCTATGTCTCCTGCAGTACTGACCTTAATCAAACAAGTTATTGACGCATCTCACGCTGCTGGTAAATGGACTGGTATGTGCGGCGAGCTTGCGGGAGATGAACATGCTACAATACTGTTATTAGGAATGGAACTGGATGAATTCAGCATAAGTGCTATCTCTATACCTAGTATTAAGAAAATCATTCGCAATACCAATTTTTGCGATGCAAAGAAATTAGCAAAGGAAGCATTAGCTCAGTCAACTGCAGAAGATTTAATTAATTTGGTAAACAAATTTATTGAAAAAAAATGA
- the rpsI gene encoding 30S ribosomal protein S9, producing MVVNQYYGTGRRKSASARVFIKAGCGNIVINQCRLDQYFGRKTARMVVCQPLELVDMVNNLDLYITVKGGGISGQAGAIRHGITRALMKYDENLRTSLLKAGFVTRDARQVERKKVGLRKARRQPQFSKR from the coding sequence ATGGTTGTAAATCAATATTACGGTACTGGTCGCCGTAAAAGCGCTTCCGCCCGCGTATTTATTAAGGCTGGTTGCGGTAATATCGTTATTAATCAGTGTAGGTTAGATCAGTACTTTGGTCGAAAAACTGCCCGCATGGTTGTTTGTCAGCCGCTGGAACTAGTTGATATGGTGAATAACCTTGATCTGTACATCACTGTTAAAGGTGGTGGTATATCAGGTCAGGCAGGAGCCATTCGCCACGGTATTACTCGTGCGTTGATGAAATATGATGAAAATTTACGCACCAGTTTGCTCAAAGCAGGTTTTGTTACGCGTGATGCCCGTCAGGTGGAACGTAAGAAAGTTGGTCTGCGTAAAGCACGTCGGCAGCCGCAATTTTCTAAACGTTAG
- the rplM gene encoding 50S ribosomal protein L13 codes for MKTFTAKLETIKRNWYIVDGKGKTLGRLATFLAHRLRGKHKTEYTPHVDTGDYLIVLNANKVCVTGNKRNDKIYYHYTGHVGGIKEVTFDKMMAKSPERILEIAIKGMLPKGPLGRTMLRKLKVYAGHEHKHAAQQPQVLEI; via the coding sequence ATGAAAACTTTTACAGCCAAACTAGAAACTATAAAACGTAACTGGTATATTGTGGACGGTAAAGGAAAAACACTTGGCCGTCTTGCGACCTTCTTGGCGCATCGGCTGCGTGGCAAGCATAAAACAGAATATACGCCACATGTAGATACCGGTGATTATCTTATTGTACTGAACGCTAACAAAGTATGTGTTACTGGCAATAAACGTAATGATAAAATCTACTATCACTACACTGGTCACGTCGGTGGTATCAAAGAAGTAACTTTTGACAAGATGATGGCTAAAAGTCCTGAACGTATACTGGAAATAGCCATTAAGGGCATGCTACCAAAAGGTCCATTGGGTCGTACTATGTTACGTAAACTGAAAGTTTACGCCGGTCACGAACACAAACATGCAGCACAGCAACCGCAAGTGCTAGAAATTTAA
- the ptsH gene encoding phosphocarrier protein Hpr encodes MYQQEVKITAPNGLHTRPAAQFVKKAKGFISDITVTSNGKSSSAKSLLKLQTIGLTKGTIVNIAAEGADEQKAVEQLVKLLAELE; translated from the coding sequence ATGTACCAGCAAGAAGTTAAGATTACTGCTCCTAATGGTCTACATACTCGTCCTGCCGCTCAGTTTGTTAAAAAAGCAAAAGGATTTATTTCCGACATTACCGTCACCTCAAATGGCAAAAGCTCCAGCGCTAAAAGCTTGTTAAAATTGCAAACTATTGGTCTGACTAAGGGTACTATCGTTAATATCGCAGCAGAAGGCGCGGATGAACAAAAAGCAGTAGAACAGTTGGTTAAACTGCTCGCAGAGCTGGAGTAA